In a genomic window of Microterricola viridarii:
- the coaE gene encoding dephospho-CoA kinase, giving the protein MYLIGLTGGIASGKSTVARRLVQHGAVLVDADVLARKAVEPGTPALAAIRETFGDQVLRADGSLDREKLGAVIFHDDAARDKLNAIVHPAVRELGEKMKAEAVAADPDVVIVHDIPLLVEAGRAGEGFDKIVVVEAPKKTRVARLVEERGLDPAHAVARVEAQASDEERRAVADVVIDADGTLAHTMSQVDDLWLQIQAERGVGGRP; this is encoded by the coding sequence ATGTATCTCATCGGCTTGACGGGCGGAATCGCCTCGGGCAAATCGACGGTGGCCCGCCGTCTCGTGCAACACGGCGCCGTGCTGGTGGACGCCGACGTGCTCGCGCGCAAGGCCGTGGAGCCGGGCACCCCGGCCCTCGCCGCCATCCGCGAGACCTTCGGCGATCAGGTGTTGCGCGCCGACGGGAGCCTGGACAGGGAGAAGCTCGGCGCGGTCATCTTCCACGACGACGCGGCCCGCGACAAGCTCAACGCCATCGTGCACCCGGCCGTGCGCGAGCTCGGCGAGAAGATGAAGGCGGAGGCCGTCGCAGCCGACCCCGACGTCGTCATCGTGCACGACATCCCGCTGCTGGTCGAGGCCGGCCGGGCCGGGGAGGGCTTCGACAAGATCGTCGTCGTCGAGGCGCCGAAGAAGACCCGCGTCGCCCGGTTGGTCGAGGAGCGCGGGCTCGACCCCGCCCACGCCGTCGCCCGGGTCGAGGCGCAGGCCAGCGACGAGGAGCGCCGCGCCGTCGCCGACGTCGTGATCGACGCCGACGGCACCCTCGCCCACACCATGAGCCAGGTCGACGACCTCTGGCTGCAGATTCAAGCAGAGCGCGGTGTCGGCGGGCGTCCGTAG